The following coding sequences are from one candidate division KSB1 bacterium window:
- a CDS encoding MgtC/SapB family protein: MSWMRFELQAVVQMLVAVVLGAVVGLERARHGRPAGMRTHALVCAGATMIMLTARGLATVSPEAMARITVDPGRIAAGIITGIGFLGAGSIIKSGDFVRGLTTAACLWFVAALGIIIGEGFFLLSLLATALALFLLVVMDRFEHRFARVVYRSLRVVVPAQERRRVEDSLREVLAEMGMRVQDTQYRLSAQAGAAQIVFRLRGSTRTSGSELMERLLAVEGVRSVEWR; encoded by the coding sequence ATGAGCTGGATGAGGTTTGAGTTGCAAGCAGTTGTGCAGATGCTCGTAGCGGTGGTTCTCGGGGCGGTGGTAGGACTTGAGCGCGCCAGGCACGGTAGGCCGGCGGGCATGCGGACCCACGCGCTGGTCTGCGCCGGCGCCACCATGATTATGCTCACCGCCCGAGGGCTGGCAACCGTGAGCCCCGAAGCAATGGCTCGAATCACTGTTGACCCAGGAAGGATTGCCGCAGGCATTATCACGGGAATTGGCTTTCTCGGCGCAGGCTCAATTATCAAGTCAGGCGACTTTGTGCGCGGACTCACCACCGCGGCCTGCCTCTGGTTCGTGGCCGCTTTGGGCATCATTATCGGTGAAGGGTTCTTTCTGCTCAGCCTGCTTGCGACGGCCCTCGCGCTTTTCCTTTTGGTGGTGATGGATCGCTTTGAGCATCGTTTCGCGCGCGTGGTGTACCGAAGCCTGCGGGTGGTCGTGCCGGCCCAAGAGCGCAGACGTGTGGAGGACTCTCTTCGGGAGGTCCTAGCCGAGATGGGCATGCGCGTGCAAGATACGCAGTATAGGCTCAGTGCACAGGCAGGAGCGGCGCAGATCGTGTTCCGCCTCAGGGGTAGCACCCGCACCAGCGGTTCCGAGCTTATGGAAAGGCTTCTGGCGGTTGAGGGGGTGAGGAGCGTGGAGTGGCGATGA
- the nhaC gene encoding Na+/H+ antiporter NhaC, with protein MSEKRRIRLGVALVPVLFLVGALSFTIIVLKQSPHIPLICASALAATIAVAHGYKWREIQQGMVIGITLAMDAILILMVVGTLIGTWLLGGIVPTMIYYGLQLLSPAIFLVATLIICSVVSLGTGSSWSTAGTVGVALVGVGQGLGVPLPMVAGAIISGAYFGDKMSPLSDTTNLAPAVAGTDIFSHVRHMVYTTAPSYALSLFLFGLIGLRFRGGSLNTENVLTILATLRNGFVIHPLLLLPPCLVILMVVKRIPPLPALLAGTAMGGICALVAQSASLSSVVSAAHRGYVSATGVVAVDELLTRGGLVSMMETVALIVCALSFGGIMEKTGMLATIAEALLRRVRSTGSLVATTLLSCIGMNAIASDQYLSIVIPGRMYKDAFDRMGLHPKNLSRCLEDSGTLSSPLFPWNSCGAFMHATLGVSPLAYLPFAFLNLTNPLVSAVYGYTGITMAKAEAVEVEVPEAV; from the coding sequence ATGAGCGAGAAGAGACGGATTCGTTTGGGTGTAGCGCTAGTACCTGTGCTCTTTCTTGTGGGAGCCCTCTCTTTCACGATCATTGTACTCAAGCAGTCGCCGCACATCCCCCTGATTTGCGCCTCGGCCTTGGCGGCCACCATTGCCGTGGCCCACGGCTACAAATGGCGCGAAATCCAGCAGGGCATGGTTATAGGCATCACCTTGGCGATGGACGCCATCCTTATCCTGATGGTCGTCGGCACCCTCATCGGCACCTGGCTCCTGGGGGGGATAGTCCCCACGATGATCTACTACGGGCTTCAACTCCTATCTCCTGCCATCTTTCTTGTGGCCACCCTGATTATCTGCTCCGTGGTGTCGCTGGGAACAGGCTCCTCGTGGTCCACGGCTGGGACAGTGGGCGTGGCACTGGTGGGTGTAGGGCAGGGTTTGGGCGTCCCCTTACCGATGGTGGCCGGAGCCATAATCTCAGGTGCCTATTTTGGCGATAAGATGTCCCCGCTTTCCGACACGACCAATCTGGCGCCAGCGGTTGCCGGTACCGATATCTTTTCCCATGTTCGGCACATGGTCTACACCACAGCGCCCAGTTACGCGCTTTCCCTTTTTCTCTTTGGGCTGATCGGCCTTCGCTTCCGCGGAGGAAGTCTGAACACGGAAAACGTGCTGACTATTCTTGCGACCTTGCGCAACGGGTTTGTCATCCACCCGCTGCTCTTGCTCCCGCCATGCCTGGTCATTCTCATGGTGGTCAAGCGCATTCCCCCCTTGCCGGCGCTGTTGGCCGGGACGGCTATGGGGGGGATCTGTGCCTTGGTTGCCCAGTCTGCCTCCCTTTCGTCTGTGGTGAGTGCAGCCCACCGGGGCTATGTTTCCGCCACCGGCGTGGTGGCGGTCGATGAACTCTTGACCAGGGGTGGGTTGGTCAGCATGATGGAGACGGTGGCGCTCATTGTCTGTGCTCTGTCCTTTGGCGGCATTATGGAGAAGACGGGTATGCTGGCCACAATTGCCGAAGCGCTCCTGCGCCGCGTGCGCAGCACAGGCTCCTTGGTGGCAACGACCCTCCTCAGCTGCATCGGGATGAACGCCATCGCGTCAGACCAGTACCTCTCCATTGTCATCCCAGGCAGGATGTACAAAGACGCGTTCGATCGCATGGGGTTGCACCCGAAGAACCTTTCGCGTTGCCTGGAGGATTCTGGAACGCTCTCTTCGCCCCTCTTTCCATGGAACAGCTGTGGCGCCTTCATGCATGCAACGCTCGGCGTGAGCCCGCTTGCCTACCTGCCATTTGCTTTTCTGAATCTGACTAACCCTTTGGTATCGGCGGTGTACGGCTACACAGGCATCACGATGGCGAAGGCGGAGGCCGTCGAGGTGGAGGTGCCCGAAGCTGTATGA
- a CDS encoding MGMT family protein, producing MRAGQEGGARRGAFFLGVNEVVSKVPRGRVASYGQLAAPAGMPHAARFGWKPRQRELAGA from the coding sequence ATGAGGGCTGGCCAAGAGGGTGGTGCGCGGCGCGGAGCGTTTTTCCTCGGTGTGAACGAAGTGGTCAGCAAGGTGCCCCGCGGGAGGGTGGCGAGCTACGGACAGCTCGCAGCGCCTGCGGGGATGCCACATGCGGCGCGGTTCGGCTGGAAGCCACGTCAAAGGGAGCTGGCAGGTGCGTAA
- a CDS encoding endonuclease III, producing MTECTEALPKLAHLAGEVTRLLEKTFGEPKWTGPRDPLDVLIRTILSQNTNDRNRDLAYEALRARYPRWDEVLAAPTAEIASTIRPAGLSNQKSVRIKELLTWIKQTYGALDLRSICQQPTEHVVDLFLQRKGVGIKTISVVLMFACGRDIFPVDTHVHRICMRLGLVPPGATAERTHHLMQPLVPKGKAYSLHMNLLRLGRTICRARKPLCALCPLQAICPSAEHYAPASSL from the coding sequence ATGACGGAATGTACAGAAGCTTTGCCCAAACTGGCGCACCTTGCTGGCGAGGTCACTCGGCTCCTCGAGAAGACCTTTGGTGAACCCAAATGGACCGGCCCACGTGACCCACTAGACGTACTCATACGCACCATTCTCTCGCAGAATACCAACGACCGCAATCGCGACCTGGCCTACGAGGCCCTGCGCGCGCGCTACCCCCGATGGGATGAAGTCCTTGCGGCGCCCACGGCCGAGATCGCCAGCACCATTCGCCCTGCCGGCCTCAGCAATCAAAAAAGCGTCCGCATCAAGGAGCTTTTGACATGGATCAAGCAAACCTATGGTGCGCTCGACCTCCGGTCCATTTGCCAGCAGCCTACAGAGCACGTCGTTGACCTCTTCCTCCAACGCAAAGGGGTGGGCATCAAGACGATCAGTGTCGTGCTCATGTTCGCGTGCGGGCGGGACATATTCCCGGTGGACACACACGTGCATCGCATCTGCATGCGCCTTGGCCTTGTCCCTCCCGGGGCCACTGCCGAGAGGACGCACCACCTGATGCAACCGTTGGTGCCAAAAGGGAAGGCCTATTCGCTGCATATGAATCTCTTGCGTCTGGGGCGCACCATCTGTCGCGCGCGCAAGCCTCTGTGCGCGCTCTGTCCGCTGCAAGCTATTTGCCCGTCTGCCGAACATTACGCACCTGCCAGCTCCCTTTGA